AGTTTCAGAAAATCAAGAAGCAAATATTAGTAATTCTACTGTTGAAAAAGAAGAACATGATACTTCAGAATTTATTATAAGAGGAAAAACTACTTTGAAGGAAATTAAAGAAAATATCGATGATTATAATGCATTTTTGAAAGAATTTGGAATTTCTGAAAAAGAAAGTTCTTTAATGGAATTAAAGGATATTGTTCAAAAATACAATTTATCAATGTCTGATATTAAGGATTATATTGAATTGCATACAAAATAATAAGAGGGCTTAAGCCCTCTTTATTATTTTAATTTTACTGCTGTTCCATAAGCTACCATTTCTGCTGCTCCAGCCATAACTGCAGAACTTGAAAACCTCAAACCAATTACTGCATCTGCTCCTAATTTTTCTGCCTCGTCTATCATACGATTATAGGCTATATTTCTTGCTTCTGTAAGCATTTCTGTATAACCTTTTATTTCTCCTCCTGCAAGTGTTTTAAATGCTGCTGCTATGTCCCTTCCTAAATGTTTTGAATGAACAACATTACCTATAACTATTCCTAAAACTTCTTCTATTTCTCTTCCAGGAACAAATTCAGATGTAGTTACTATCATGGAAATCCCCTCCTTATTAAATTTCTTTTTTTCTAAATTGATAATAGGCTATACTAACTATCGTTTCTCCTATTAAGAATAATGAAAGCGTGTATAATAAATCTATTTTTCCTTCTGAAATAATTTTTGAGCCTAATATATATGGATATGTATTTAAGAAAGATAAAGGTTTAATGAATCCTGCAGCTGTGGTGATAATCAATGTCCCAACTGAAACTAATATTGGTTTTACCTGATCATTGAATATTACAGAAAATAATACTGTTATTTCATACCAGAACAATCCACCAAAAAACATATGAATAAAATATTTGAATAATAGACTATATGCCAAATCTTTCCCTGAAATTAATGAATATGCAGCTGGTAGAACTATTCCTATTGTTATCCATATAATAAACATTGTCAAACCGATATATACTTTTGTGATAAATACATAATCTCTTGATTTTCTTACCAATAAATATTCCATTGTTCCATTTTCATATTCTCTGGAAAATAACGGAAAGGCAAAAATAATTGCAAAAATTGGAATTAATTGACCAAAGTTTTTACCGAACCATTGCGTATACATATAATAATTCCAATCATTTAAGTTATCCAATATATTTGAAAATCCAAATTTTTCTGCATATGGCTTTATTGCCGCCATATTTTCTTTTATCATATCAACATAAAATTTTTGAAAAGGGGCTATGCTGAAAAATAATAAAATTAATATTACTATTGAAATTATTGTTCGTGTTTTCATTTCATAAAGTTCTTTTTTCATTACCATTCCCCCTTTACCACTGCTTCAAAGATTTCATCTATAGTAACAGGTTCTCCATCTTGATTTTTTACTATCCAGATATTTTCATTTTCCAATTTTTTCCATAAATACCCTTTTGTTTTTTCGTTTTTTGGTAATGATATTGCTGTATATTTTGTTTTTATGTTATCAAGATAATCTAATTCTAAAATCTTTCCTTTTGACATTATCGCAACTCTATCTGCAATTTTTTCAACTTCAGAAAGTATGTGACTGGTATATAATATGCTTTTTTCCTGATATGAGCTTTCACGTATTATTTCAAGTACTGTGTTTCTCATTAATGGATCCAATCCCCAGGTTGGTTCATCAAGAATATATAAATCAGCATCCTGTGAAAAGGTTAATATTACATACACCTGAGTAAGCATACCATGGGATAGATTTGAAATTTTTGTGTTTTTATTTATTTGAAATTTATCCAGCAATTCATATGCTTTTTCAATAGAAAAATTTTCTGTAAGCTCGTTGTTGATTTCTATCATTTTTTTAACTGTTAATGATTTGTAGAGATTCTTTTTTTCAGGTAAATATGCAACTTTTCCATTTAAATATATTTTTCCGCTATTTGGCCATCTTAAATCAAGAATACATTTTATTATTGATGTTTTTCCTGCACCATTTGGTCCAATAAGTCCAAAGATTTCACCTTTTTCAATTTCAAATGAAACGTTATTGACTGCTGTAAGAGTTCCATATTTTTTTACAAGGTTATCAACTTTTAATATCATGGATTCACCTCCAGATTTTATCAATCATCATATAACTTATTGATTATTGATATCAATTTTTCTTTTTGAATTTTTGCGTTTTTACATTCTAAAACACTTTTTTGAAAATTTTCTAATTTTTTTTCTATAAACTGATTTTCATCAATTCCTAATACTATATATCCTGAACCTCTTACTGATTTTATTACTCCTTCAAATTCGAGTTCTTTATATGCTCTTGATACAGTATTTAAATTTACACCTAGTTCTTTTGCAAGAACTCTTATTGAAGGAATAAATTCATCTTTTTTGAGTTCATTGGTAAGGATTTTTTCTTTTATCTTGTTTTTTATTTGTTCGTAAACAGGAGTGTGCGAATGAAAGTCTATGGAAAACCACATTTATATCACCTCTGTACTATTATACTATGATAGTAGGTTAAAAATCAATGATGATTTGATGAAGTTTTGTTAATCGAGAAAAATAAAAAATTCGACAGGATTTCCTGTCGAATTTTTTAGGTGTATTCCCCTTCGAATATTGTTTTTTTAAGGTTTAAATTTTTATCTAATAATACAAGATTTGCAATATAGCCCTCTTTTATTCTTCCTAAGTTTTGAAGTTTCAGGTTTTGTGCTGCGTTGTATGAGGATACTTTCGCAAGTTCCGTTAATGTACAATTGGTAAACTTTTTGAAGTTTTTAATTGCTTTGTCGAATACTAATGTACTCCCTGCTATTGTTCCGTCTTTTAATGTTGCTTTTCCATCTCTTACCGTAACTTCAAGACCACCAAGATCATATTTTCCATCATTTAATCCCGCAGCGCTCATTGAGTCTGTTATTAGTATAATATCATCGATATTTTTTATTTTATATATTAGTTTAACAAAATCCGGTGATGTGTGGATTCCATCAACTATCATTTCTATTTTAAAGTTTTCAAGCATTACTGCACCAACTCCACCTAATTCACGGTGATGCAGTCCTTTTATTGCATTTGGAAAGTGAGTTATTCTGTTTATTCCTTTTTCATATGCTTTTTTGAATTCCTGATAATCTGCTTCTGTATGGCCAAGGGATATTACTGTGTTATTTTTATGAATTATATTTATTACGTCATAAAATCCTTTTATTTCAGGTGCCATTGTTATTAATTTTATTTTTTCATTTAGTATTTCTTTTATTTCTTTTTCTTCTGGATTTCTAATGTATTCAGGATTTTGTGCTCCTTTTTTGTTTATGTTTATATATGGTCCTTCAAGGTGTATTCCTTTTATTGATTTTTCTATTGGTGTGTTTTTAATAACGTTTTTTATTTGCTCTTTAGATGCTGAAACTGTTGTTGGAAAGAATGTGGTAACTCCGTGTTTGAAGTTCATTTCTGCCCATTGTTTGAAATCTTTTTCTGTTGCGGTCATTGTGTCTATTCCGCCATAACCGTGAGTATGCGTGTCTATAAATCCGGGCATTAATATGTAGTCGTAATATGAATCTTCTGTTTTTATTATTTTTTCTATTTTTCCATTGTTGATTATTATTTTTCCGGTGTATTCTCCATCAATAGGATCAACGATGAGTAATTTGGATATTTCCATCTTTGTCTCTCCTTTTCGAAAATAGAAATAATAATATTCATTCAAACAGCAAGAAATTCTAATCCTCGCTCCATTTGAATTTTTTTTATGTTGAAAAAAGTTCATTCATACGACTTGAGTGCTAATCTTCAAAAAATCTCTTTGAAAGTAGAAAAATAATATTCACTCAGACGGCAAGAATTTCTGATCCTTGCTCCATTTGAAAATTCGGGCACGCTCAGACACTTCGTCCATGAAGTGCTTCGCTTTCCAAAACGTCCTGTTTTTCCAACCCGAATTTTCTGCATTCCGCTTCGGGAAATTCTTAGTCTTCGCTCATATTATTATTTCTATTTTATTTTATATCATCTTCCTGTATATTTTTCATTAGTTCATATAATTTGGAGCTTTGTTTGTCTACTTCTTCCCATAATTTTCTCAGGTCTTCGGAATACTCTTTGAATATTTTCAATACTTCTGGATGGAAATGTGTTGGTTGTGTTCTATTGTCTCCCTCAAGAATTATTTTTAACGCCTTTTCGTGTGAAAATGCTGGTTTATATGGCCTTTCTGACCTTAATGCATCATATACATCTACAACAGAAACTATAGCAGCTTCAATTGGGATTTTATCCCCTTCTAATCCAAATGGATAACCGCTTCCGTCATATTTTTCATGATGATATAATGCAATGTTTTTAGCAAGTTTGAACATAGGTGCGTCACCTATTAATAATCCACCGTAAATTGTGTGTTTTTCCATTATTTTCCATTCTTCATTTGTTAATTTTCCTTTTTTCATTAATATGTCTTTTGGAATCATTAATTTTCCAATATCGTGTAATGGCGCATAATACTTCATTTGATACACTGTATGATGATCTAAACCCATTTTTTCAGCTATAAATGCCGAAAGCTCTCCAACTCTATTAACATGATTTCCGGTATTTTCATCATAACCTTCAGCGATTATTGAAAGTTGAGTACTAAAGTTTAAGTATGATTCTTCTAATTCATTATTGACTTTTTCTATTTCTTTGTATGAATGTTCTAGTTCTTCGTTCATTGCGTTGATTTCTTCAAATGATGACATTATGTCTTCTGCCATTTTTTGATATTCATCCATTAATTCATTTATTTCTTTTATTTCACATTTTTCAAACATTCTATCAAATTCTAAGTATTTTGTTTCTCTGAATTTTTTCATATTATCTACCATTAACTCAAATGGTCTTGAAATTTGTTTTGAAACTTTTCTTGCTTTTATTGCAACTAAATACATTATTATAATTAAAGCTAATATAAATATTGTTATGTTGTATATTAAAGCATTTCTGAGCATCCCAACATCTAATTTTAATACTATTCCAATTGGTTTGAATGTTGATTTTTCATCTTCATAGCTCCAGGTATAATAAAAAATCAGTTTGTTTCCTTTTTTTATTATTATTTCTTTTCCAGTGTCAAATGCTTTTTTCAGATATTCAACATCTTTGTCTGTTAAATCGTTTTCTTTGCTTGAAAGATTTTCAAAATTATGCGTGCATATATCAATTTCATCTATGAAATTGTATTTTTCCTCAAGAGCATGAAAATTATCTAATGTATTTTTTATTTTATCTACGGAATATGATGCTCTTATTAGATAATATTCATTATCTATTTTTAAATAAATATCTTTTAATAGTTTTTCTGAGGTTAATTCAAGTTCAAAATAGTATTTGTAATTTTCAAGTTTATCTAATTTTTCTTTGATTTTTGAATTTAATTTGTTGTAATCAATTTTCTCTATACTTGTATCACTATTAAAAAACGCGTATTTTGATATGTTTTTTATTGTTTCTTCTTTGTTTTCAGAAGTTTTTAAGGCTTCTATAAATCTCTCCAACCCTTTATAATATCGAACATCAAAATCATATAATGCATTTGATAATGAGGTGAATGCCATATTAACAATTTGTACTGCATTTGCTTCAAATTCTTTTTCTACACGTCCAAGATTATATAGGCTAATCATGCTGAATATCATTATTACTGAACCTATTCCAATTATTACTATAGTCATTATATTTTTGATTATAAGATGATAAAGCGTTATTTGCTTATCTCTTTTTCTCAATTTAATCACCTCACTTGATATGAAATGCATTTTTATTATATGTTTTCAAGCTTAAAAGTTTCTTAGAATTTTATTTTATAAAGTTAGATTTTCCGTTGATATCTGTATATATTATAAGTCCTTTTATTATTTCACCGTTTTTTTGGTATCCAGAGAATATCAGTCCATCATTATAATTATACACCTTTGTTAGTCTTTCATCTAATAATGTTCCATAATAGTTTTCAAATAATACTATTCCAGTTTGTTTTTCTATAAAAAGTGAGTATCCGTCAAAATCATTATTTTTTTCAAGTGCATATCCGGTAACTGCAATTTTATCCAGTGTTTGAGTTATGGATAATCCCCTGGATGATTTTTTCATTAAATAATCTGTTCTCCATATTTTTTGTAGATTGTTATCTGTCTTTATTATTAATGTTTTCCATGGGTAGTTTTCTAATGGAGAACTATATCCTGCAATATAAAAGTATTTATTGTCCTTTGTAAATGAATAAGCATAATCTTCCAAATTTTCAGAACCAAATTTTTTTATTGAGTAATCACTATAATTTAATTTGTTTAGTTTTATGATGAATATATCCCAATTGTTGTTTGCAGTTGAATTTGTATTTCCAAGAAGATATATATAATTTTTATCCGTTTCTATATCTTCTAGTATTTCATCATTATACCATGTAATGTTAAATTCATTTAGTAATTCTAGTGATGGGTTTATTTCATACATGAATCCTATTTTTTTATTGTTATCTATTTTATATCCTACAATATAAATACTGTCAAAGTTATCTATTTTTATTTTTTTTATTTTTCCAGAGAAATTGAGTGTTTTTGATCTTAATATGTTTCCATTGATATCTACTTCTAAAATATATGGTTTAAAGTTTTTGTATCCTGATAATATAAATATGCTATCTGCAAGTATAAATGAGTTTATTTCTGTGTATATACTTTCTGTAATTTCTATGTGTTTTTTTATATTTCCATATTTGTCTATTTTATATATATGTATTTTTTTCTTTATTTCTTTTGATTCTGCAGTTATATATACATATTCTTTATATTTGAAGATGTCTTTTATTATTAAGTTGTTGTTGTTTTCCAGAAATTTATGCCATGTGTTTTGTTTTGTGTAGATTTGTGAGTAGTTTTTTGAATTCATAATATCTTTTATTATGGAACTTTCTTGAGTTTTTTTTGTTTTTACTTCAATGGTTGTTTTTGAAGAGTTTTTTATTATTGATATGTCTATTATTATTAATAAAACTAATAGTATTGGAATTAACAACATTATTTTTTTCATATTTTTATCCCTCTCTTATATTATTTATATAGATGCTGGTGGTATAGTGATGTTTATTGTTGATATGTTATTGTAATTATTATTATAAATGAATTTTATACTGTTCATAATTTTTTTGATTTTTGTTGATATGAAAAAATTTTTATGTTGATAAGTGTACATGCGAATATTTGTTCTATAAAAAATGTTGAATTTTATTAGATGGTTTATAATTTTTGAACTTTGAACGTTGATTGTTGATATTAATGTTGTTGAATTTTTTCTATGAACGAAGATTGGTTGAGAAGTTATGAACTAAATTTAGAGTTAACAACTTTTTATGTTGATAACTTTTATAATTTATATTTTAAGCGAGTTATATGTTTTGAACTTTGTTGGAAATTATAAACGAAAATAGTTTTTAATGGAGATTTATGTTGGAAATTTAATTTAATTATATCATATCTGATGATTGTTGCAGATTTATGTTCATATTCGTCTTTTTGGTGTTGATTGGAAAAAATAAAAACTCCTTCAGGCAACTTGAGTGTTAATCTTCGAAAATTTTTTTTGAAAGTAGAAAAATAATATTCACTCAGACGGCAAGAATTTCTAATCCTCGCTCCATTTGAAGTTTCTTTGTGTTGGAAAAAATAAAAGTTCATTCATACAACTTGAGTGCTGATCTTAGAAAGTTTTATGGAAAATAGAAATAATAATAATCGCTCAAACAGGTAGAAAATTCTAATCCTCAAAAATTCTCGTTCCCGCCGGTCGTTGCAGACTCACATCCATGTTTGTCCTTTTGTGTTGTTGATTGAGAAAAATAAAAACTCCCTCAAACGACTTGGTTGCTGATCCTCGAAAATCACTCATTCTCGGCTGTCGCTTAGATTCTGCATCCCTGCAGAAGCTGCGCTCAAAAAAACATCCTGTTTTTTTGACAGCCTCCATTCATGATTTTCTCGGGCAACCTGCGAGTTTTCGTTCGTTTTTATTTTTCTCAATCATATTTATTTCTTTTCGGGAAATTTCAAGCCTTCGCTCACATTATTCTAACTATTTTTTTATTTTGCAATTAGTGATTTTTGTTTACATATGAATTAATAATCGGTATTTTTTGGTTTACGGTTGGAAGTATTTTCATTATTTTAATCCACATTTAATGTATCACATGTTATTTTAAATTTTTTATTATAAACTTGAAGGCAAAGGTAAAAAAGGAGGTTGATTGGATTGAAAGGATATTTAAAATATATTCTTGCATTACCATTTTTACAGGTTTTTGTTCAGGTTGGAATTGCATCATCATTTCCACAATTAACAGAGATGTTTGGTTCTGCATGGTTGGCAAGTACTTTTATAGGTATTACACCACTTGTATCTATAGTTTTTGGTTCATTTTGGGGTAAGATTTTAGAAAAACATGGTGAAAGTAAAACCTTTTTGTTTTCAATGGTAATTTGGAGTGTTTCATTATATTTATCAGGATTATCTCTTAGTTATCCAATTCTTGCAATCGTTTTCCGTGGTTTTCAGGGAATTGCTGATTCTGCGTTGTTTGCAAATGCATTAACAGTTATAACTAAAGGTGATTTTTCAAAGCAGGAGAAAGCAAAGTATTTTGGTATGGTAGAATTTTTGGCAAGTTTTGGTGCTGTTATGGGGCCATTGGTTATTGGTTCTGGATTTATTTATATCCCAAAACACACATTAACTGCTTTAGGTGTTTTATTGTTTATATTCACTTTGATTATTTATAAGCAATTACCTGTTATTGAGATACATTCAGAATATTCAAAGAAACAGGTTGCTAAGTTTTCACCAAGGATTTTCCTCGCAGCGTTTTTTGGAATTATTACTATAGCTATTGTTGTTGGATTCCAGGTAACTATGCCTTTATTTGTTGAGGGCATTGTAGATAATCCATTATACGGTAAAATTTATACTTCTATATTTGCTTTGTTATTGATGCTTGGTAATTTGTTTAAACATAAGGTTCATGGTGTAAAGCTATGGATTCCCCTTGGAACTTTTGCAACATTGAGTATAGCAATGTTTGTAAATTCATTTTCACTTGTAGGATTTTTAATATTTGTTTTAGTTTCCGGTATATTCCTTGGATTATCAATTACAATGAGCAGCGAATATGCTTCAATTCTTTCTGTTGGATTCGAAGAAAAGGGTATGGCAGTTTTTTCCGCATTTAGATTAAGTGGAAACTTTTTTGGACCATATCTTTCTATTTTCTTTTCAATGGGTGGAATAAATATGTTTACTATGGTTCTTGCAGTTTTGGCATTAGCTTCAAGTGTGTTTTTAATTAATTTTAAAAATTTTCAGGAAGTTGAAAATATATAATATATAATTTCTCATAAAAAAGGGCTGTTCATTTTCGCCCTTTTTTTTGTAATTATTTTTTAATATGTTTTTTATATGTAGTTTTAATATTAATCAATATTTCAAGATAATATTCTAAAATGGATTTATACGGGATGTGATAATATTTGACTTTTTTTAACAAAAGGAGTATCATTAATATTTGCGAGAAAACGTTTGCAATATATTATCGCAATATATTATCTTTAAAAAAGGGGGAGTTAGAGTATGTTTAAGAAATCACTGGTATTGTTATTGGCATTTTCATTGTTGATTTCTGTATTTGCATTTGCAAATGCAAAAGCATTTAAAGTAACTGACAAATCACAATTATTACCAGGTCCAGCAGCGGATGGTAAGGTTGGGGACTATATTTTAAAGAATGAAAAGGTTGCTTTCTTAATAGGTCAATTGGATAATTATCATGGTTATATGAAGTCTGGTGGAAACATATTAGATGCTATTTATTGTGGCGGAGAAGATCAGTTTGATGAAATGCACACATATTTTGGTTGGCCAAAACAGGCTATTTATGAAAATATATATATTGAAAAGAATGGATCTAATGGTGGAGCTGCAGTATTAAAATTAACAGGACATCATTCAGATATTCCAGGTATAGCAATTACAACAACTTATACATTATTCCCGGGAACAAATTATCTTATTATTAAAACTACTCTTGTAAATAATAGCGGAAAAGATATTGATAAGATGATTCTTGGTGATGCTACATTCTTTGGTTATGCAAGACCATTTACTTTTGGTTTAGGTTATAAGGTAAGCAGAATTGATACAGATTTTATCGGTGCTCAGGGTGATAAAATTGCTTATGGTGTGACTACAACAGAAAGAGATGAAAATGGAAAATTAAGAGATATTCATATTTCTTATATCTTTGCTGATCCAGAAATTAAAACAGTTGCTATTAAAAATGGAGAAAAGGTTACATTCCAGAGAATATTTGTTGTAGGTAAGGATTTATCTTCAGTATTGGAGACATCTCTTGATATTAGAGGTAAAGGTTATACAATGGTGAGCGGTAAAGCAGAATTTGCAAATGGAAAACCAATAGCAAATTCAAAGGTAAATATTTTTGACGATAAAGGAATATTGTATATTGTAGCTTATACAGATGAAAACGGTAATTATAAATTCCCGGCAAATCCTGGAAAATATACAGCTAA
This is a stretch of genomic DNA from Marinitoga piezophila KA3. It encodes these proteins:
- a CDS encoding HD-GYP domain-containing protein; the protein is MRKRDKQITLYHLIIKNIMTIVIIGIGSVIMIFSMISLYNLGRVEKEFEANAVQIVNMAFTSLSNALYDFDVRYYKGLERFIEALKTSENKEETIKNISKYAFFNSDTSIEKIDYNKLNSKIKEKLDKLENYKYYFELELTSEKLLKDIYLKIDNEYYLIRASYSVDKIKNTLDNFHALEEKYNFIDEIDICTHNFENLSSKENDLTDKDVEYLKKAFDTGKEIIIKKGNKLIFYYTWSYEDEKSTFKPIGIVLKLDVGMLRNALIYNITIFILALIIIMYLVAIKARKVSKQISRPFELMVDNMKKFRETKYLEFDRMFEKCEIKEINELMDEYQKMAEDIMSSFEEINAMNEELEHSYKEIEKVNNELEESYLNFSTQLSIIAEGYDENTGNHVNRVGELSAFIAEKMGLDHHTVYQMKYYAPLHDIGKLMIPKDILMKKGKLTNEEWKIMEKHTIYGGLLIGDAPMFKLAKNIALYHHEKYDGSGYPFGLEGDKIPIEAAIVSVVDVYDALRSERPYKPAFSHEKALKIILEGDNRTQPTHFHPEVLKIFKEYSEDLRKLWEEVDKQSSKLYELMKNIQEDDIK
- a CDS encoding ABC transporter ATP-binding protein; this encodes MILKVDNLVKKYGTLTAVNNVSFEIEKGEIFGLIGPNGAGKTSIIKCILDLRWPNSGKIYLNGKVAYLPEKKNLYKSLTVKKMIEINNELTENFSIEKAYELLDKFQINKNTKISNLSHGMLTQVYVILTFSQDADLYILDEPTWGLDPLMRNTVLEIIRESSYQEKSILYTSHILSEVEKIADRVAIMSKGKILELDYLDNIKTKYTAISLPKNEKTKGYLWKKLENENIWIVKNQDGEPVTIDEIFEAVVKGEW
- a CDS encoding GntR family transcriptional regulator gives rise to the protein MWFSIDFHSHTPVYEQIKNKIKEKILTNELKKDEFIPSIRVLAKELGVNLNTVSRAYKELEFEGVIKSVRGSGYIVLGIDENQFIEKKLENFQKSVLECKNAKIQKEKLISIINKLYDD
- the nagA gene encoding N-acetylglucosamine-6-phosphate deacetylase — its product is MEISKLLIVDPIDGEYTGKIIINNGKIEKIIKTEDSYYDYILMPGFIDTHTHGYGGIDTMTATEKDFKQWAEMNFKHGVTTFFPTTVSASKEQIKNVIKNTPIEKSIKGIHLEGPYININKKGAQNPEYIRNPEEKEIKEILNEKIKLITMAPEIKGFYDVINIIHKNNTVISLGHTEADYQEFKKAYEKGINRITHFPNAIKGLHHRELGGVGAVMLENFKIEMIVDGIHTSPDFVKLIYKIKNIDDIILITDSMSAAGLNDGKYDLGGLEVTVRDGKATLKDGTIAGSTLVFDKAIKNFKKFTNCTLTELAKVSSYNAAQNLKLQNLGRIKEGYIANLVLLDKNLNLKKTIFEGEYT
- a CDS encoding ABC transporter permease; the protein is MKKELYEMKTRTIISIVILILLFFSIAPFQKFYVDMIKENMAAIKPYAEKFGFSNILDNLNDWNYYMYTQWFGKNFGQLIPIFAIIFAFPLFSREYENGTMEYLLVRKSRDYVFITKVYIGLTMFIIWITIGIVLPAAYSLISGKDLAYSLLFKYFIHMFFGGLFWYEITVLFSVIFNDQVKPILVSVGTLIITTAAGFIKPLSFLNTYPYILGSKIISEGKIDLLYTLSLFLIGETIVSIAYYQFRKKEI
- a CDS encoding heavy metal-binding domain-containing protein; this translates as MIVTTSEFVPGREIEEVLGIVIGNVVHSKHLGRDIAAAFKTLAGGEIKGYTEMLTEARNIAYNRMIDEAEKLGADAVIGLRFSSSAVMAGAAEMVAYGTAVKLK
- a CDS encoding MFS transporter, with protein sequence MKGYLKYILALPFLQVFVQVGIASSFPQLTEMFGSAWLASTFIGITPLVSIVFGSFWGKILEKHGESKTFLFSMVIWSVSLYLSGLSLSYPILAIVFRGFQGIADSALFANALTVITKGDFSKQEKAKYFGMVEFLASFGAVMGPLVIGSGFIYIPKHTLTALGVLLFIFTLIIYKQLPVIEIHSEYSKKQVAKFSPRIFLAAFFGIITIAIVVGFQVTMPLFVEGIVDNPLYGKIYTSIFALLLMLGNLFKHKVHGVKLWIPLGTFATLSIAMFVNSFSLVGFLIFVLVSGIFLGLSITMSSEYASILSVGFEEKGMAVFSAFRLSGNFFGPYLSIFFSMGGINMFTMVLAVLALASSVFLINFKNFQEVENI